A window from Xiphophorus maculatus strain JP 163 A chromosome 17, X_maculatus-5.0-male, whole genome shotgun sequence encodes these proteins:
- the LOC102216647 gene encoding ataxin-7-like protein 1 isoform X1 has product MATLDRQIPSPDTFLCEPWSSFVSATKLRFVDNAVSSSDKDDADSRCPAEAAKLGRNEMLVCTHFPALEDFCLVVCHVCSKVVTPQGILTHYEKRHSSPNPSRSPLLPMKPKAPAVTSAVAPSPGDSLAFRVPKDYPHSRFSKAPLAVYPPKGARNKTCVSLPVVSLEKMSCLNRADSHVRLNPSSSSSSSSSTLSPLKSSSFAPPASQRSGEKLTNGRGSSSGPPTPRSITPPSSLDRRPSPARSPLDRRAPSTASPSPMDKKPTLSPSHRSVALPSLPSLSPLEKKQQNGTKTPARPHKRASGRVFDPDKHCGVPDPETKRSCTRSLTCKTHSLTQRRAVPGRSRLFDVLLAEHKGLAKEREALKEKEKEAAQRGKEACGQSVAPQDTASPSKPHCPGERPLSSLKLRLANAHIPRVPGGSSSSSSSFSASSPLPPAAPPAVAPVPEPSPSGWANAAGDSGRLSSDEGDAETPDDADRPPLLYSSHHPRPSGFCVFSSRLVGPGYYVFDRRWDRMRLALQSMVEKHLNAQMWRKVPLAAEGLPSNSTSVAASVTAHQAPPSTILSSPSNSLTYTATLPQSPSAAGLCGVRDSPGKARNGSHKAGRSPKDLDVPAAGSKKRKNSSHPSSSFSPSPLQTVDVHRRNGSSFHQTFQGFGVARASPAKNKGPRAGSGVLSSSDDWLSRAERSHNTQNCRELGTSSLTYPAREPSSGPHQPMPPPSGPLAYGGGAEGRKRRSPSSYKGKSSKASRPGGLESLFGKGNDSAGILASGPESPRQTKLNH; this is encoded by the exons ATGGCGACACTGGATCGCCAAATACCAAGTCCGGATACTTTTTTGTGCGAACCTTGGTCTTCCTTCGTCAGTGCGACTAAATTACGTTTTGTTGATA ACGCAGTCTCGTCTTCGGATAAGGACGACGCCGACTCTCGCTGCCCCGCCGAAGCCGCGAAACTCGGCAGGAACG AGATGCTTGTCTGCACCCATTTCCCTGCTTTGGAGGATTTTTGTCTTGTTGTCTGCCATGTCTGCAGTAAGGTGGTGACTCCTCAGGGCATCCTCACACATTACG AGAAGCGACACAGCTCCCCAAACCCCTCCAGGAGCCCTCTGCTTCCCATGAAGCCCAAAGCGCCTGCGGTGACCTCCGCTGTGGCCCCCAGCCCGGGGGACTCCCTGGCTTTCAGGGTCCCCAAAGACTACCCTCACTCCCGCTTCAGCAAGGCGCCGCTTGCCGTCTACCCACCGAAAGGAGCAAGGAACAAGACATG TGTATCGTTACCGGTCGTGAGCTTGGAGAAGATGTCTTGTCTGAACCGAGCAGACTCGCACGTTCGCCTCAACCCctcgtcctcctcttcttcgTCCTCATCCACGCTCTCACCGCTCAAATCTTCCTCCTTCGCCCCGCCGGCCTCCCAGCGCTCTGGCGAAAAACTCACCAATGGCCGTGGCAGCAGCAGCGGCCCCCCCACGCCGCGCTCCATCACGCCTCCCTCTTCCCTGGACAGGCGGCCGAGCCCGGCCCGATCGCCCCTGGACAGACGGGCGCCGTCGACGGCGTCTCCCTCCCCGATGGACAAGAAGCCCACTCTCTCGCCCTCCCACAGGTCCGTCGCTCTCCCGTCGTTGCCGTCGCTTTCGCCTTTGGAGAAGAAGCAACAGAACGGAACCAAGACCCCCGCTAGGCCGCACAAGAGAGCCTCAG gGAGAGTCTTTGATCCCGACAAGCATTGCGGCGTGCCCGACCCCGAGACTAAACGCTCCTGCACGCGCTCGCTCACCTGCAAG ACTCACTCCCTAACCCAGCGCCGCGCGGTCCCCGGCCGAAGCCGGCTGTTTGACGTGCTGCTGGCCGAGCACAAGGGGCTGGCGAAGGAGAGGGAGGCTctgaaggagaaggagaaggaagcGGCGCAGAGAGGGAAGGAAGCGTGCGGCCAGAGCGTCGCGCCTCAAGACACGGCGAGTCCCAGCAAGCCCCACTGCCCCGGTGAACGACCGCTGTCCTCGCTGAAGCTGCGGCTTGCAAACGCACACATACCGAG AGTTCCAGGCGgctcatcctcctcatcctcctccttctccgCCTCCAGTCCTCTGCCTCCAGCGGCACCTCCTGCCGTGGCGCCCGTCCCGGAGCCGTCTCCCAGCGGCTGGGCGAATGCAGCGGGGGACAGCGGCCGGCTTTCCAGCGACGAGGGAGACGCGGAGACCCCGGATGACGCCGACAGGCCTCCCCTGCTCTACTCCAGTCATCATCCACGGCCTTCAGGG TTTTGCGTCTTCAGCAGCCGGCTCGTGGGTCCGGGCTACTACGTGTTCGACAGGCGGTGGGACAGGATGAGGCTGGCGCTGCAGAGCATGGTGGAGAAACACCTCAACGCGCAGATGTGGAG GAAGGTGCCTCTGGCTGCCGAGGGCCTCCCCTCCAACTCCACGTCCGTTGCCGCCTCAGTTACCGCGCACCAGGCTCCTCCCTCTACCATCCTGTCCTCCCCCTCTAACAGCCTCACCTACACCGCCACGTTGCCACAGTCGCCGTCGGCAGCCGGACTGTGCGGCGTCAGAGACTCGCCGGGAAAAGCCCGGAACGGCTCGCACAAAGCTGGCCGCTCGCCCAAAGACCTGGACGTTCCGGCGGCGGGGTCGAAAAAGAGAAAGAACTCTTCGCACCCTTCGTCATCGTTCTCGCCGTCGCCACTTCAGACCGTGGACGTCCACAGACGGAACGGCAGCAGCTTTCATCAGACATTTCAAGGCTTTGGGGTGGCCAGAGCTTCCCCGGCCAAAAACAAGGGACCTCGAGCGGGAAGCGGGGTTCTGAGCAGCTCAGACGACTGGCTGTCCAGAGCAGAGCGAAGCCACAACACACAGAACTG TCGTGAACTTGGCACCAGCAGTCTAACCTACCCGGCCAGGGAACCGTCCTCAGGCCCCCACCAGCCCATGCCTCCGCCTTCAGGACCCTTAGCTTACGGCGGAGGAGCAGAGGGAAGGAAGAGGAGAAGTCCCAGCTCCTACAAAGGGAAATCCAGCAAAGCGAGCCGACCGGGCGGACTGGAGAGCCTCTTTGGGAAGGGAAATGACAGCGCGGGGATCTTGGCGTCGGGGCCTGAGTCGCCCAGACAG ACCAAGTTGAATCACTGA
- the LOC102216647 gene encoding ataxin-7-like protein 1 isoform X2, with product MATLDRQIPSPDTFLCEPWSSFVSATKLRFVDNAVSSSDKDDADSRCPAEAAKLGRNEMLVCTHFPALEDFCLVVCHVCSKVVTPQGILTHYEKRHSSPNPSRSPLLPMKPKAPAVTSAVAPSPGDSLAFRVPKDYPHSRFSKAPLAVYPPKGARNKTCVSLPVVSLEKMSCLNRADSHVRLNPSSSSSSSSSTLSPLKSSSFAPPASQRSGEKLTNGRGSSSGPPTPRSITPPSSLDRRPSPARSPLDRRAPSTASPSPMDKKPTLSPSHRSVALPSLPSLSPLEKKQQNGTKTPARPHKRASGRVFDPDKHCGVPDPETKRSCTRSLTCKTHSLTQRRAVPGRSRLFDVLLAEHKGLAKEREALKEKEKEAAQRGKEACGQSVAPQDTASPSKPHCPGERPLSSLKLRLANAHIPSPLPPAAPPAVAPVPEPSPSGWANAAGDSGRLSSDEGDAETPDDADRPPLLYSSHHPRPSGFCVFSSRLVGPGYYVFDRRWDRMRLALQSMVEKHLNAQMWRKVPLAAEGLPSNSTSVAASVTAHQAPPSTILSSPSNSLTYTATLPQSPSAAGLCGVRDSPGKARNGSHKAGRSPKDLDVPAAGSKKRKNSSHPSSSFSPSPLQTVDVHRRNGSSFHQTFQGFGVARASPAKNKGPRAGSGVLSSSDDWLSRAERSHNTQNCRELGTSSLTYPAREPSSGPHQPMPPPSGPLAYGGGAEGRKRRSPSSYKGKSSKASRPGGLESLFGKGNDSAGILASGPESPRQTKLNH from the exons ATGGCGACACTGGATCGCCAAATACCAAGTCCGGATACTTTTTTGTGCGAACCTTGGTCTTCCTTCGTCAGTGCGACTAAATTACGTTTTGTTGATA ACGCAGTCTCGTCTTCGGATAAGGACGACGCCGACTCTCGCTGCCCCGCCGAAGCCGCGAAACTCGGCAGGAACG AGATGCTTGTCTGCACCCATTTCCCTGCTTTGGAGGATTTTTGTCTTGTTGTCTGCCATGTCTGCAGTAAGGTGGTGACTCCTCAGGGCATCCTCACACATTACG AGAAGCGACACAGCTCCCCAAACCCCTCCAGGAGCCCTCTGCTTCCCATGAAGCCCAAAGCGCCTGCGGTGACCTCCGCTGTGGCCCCCAGCCCGGGGGACTCCCTGGCTTTCAGGGTCCCCAAAGACTACCCTCACTCCCGCTTCAGCAAGGCGCCGCTTGCCGTCTACCCACCGAAAGGAGCAAGGAACAAGACATG TGTATCGTTACCGGTCGTGAGCTTGGAGAAGATGTCTTGTCTGAACCGAGCAGACTCGCACGTTCGCCTCAACCCctcgtcctcctcttcttcgTCCTCATCCACGCTCTCACCGCTCAAATCTTCCTCCTTCGCCCCGCCGGCCTCCCAGCGCTCTGGCGAAAAACTCACCAATGGCCGTGGCAGCAGCAGCGGCCCCCCCACGCCGCGCTCCATCACGCCTCCCTCTTCCCTGGACAGGCGGCCGAGCCCGGCCCGATCGCCCCTGGACAGACGGGCGCCGTCGACGGCGTCTCCCTCCCCGATGGACAAGAAGCCCACTCTCTCGCCCTCCCACAGGTCCGTCGCTCTCCCGTCGTTGCCGTCGCTTTCGCCTTTGGAGAAGAAGCAACAGAACGGAACCAAGACCCCCGCTAGGCCGCACAAGAGAGCCTCAG gGAGAGTCTTTGATCCCGACAAGCATTGCGGCGTGCCCGACCCCGAGACTAAACGCTCCTGCACGCGCTCGCTCACCTGCAAG ACTCACTCCCTAACCCAGCGCCGCGCGGTCCCCGGCCGAAGCCGGCTGTTTGACGTGCTGCTGGCCGAGCACAAGGGGCTGGCGAAGGAGAGGGAGGCTctgaaggagaaggagaaggaagcGGCGCAGAGAGGGAAGGAAGCGTGCGGCCAGAGCGTCGCGCCTCAAGACACGGCGAGTCCCAGCAAGCCCCACTGCCCCGGTGAACGACCGCTGTCCTCGCTGAAGCTGCGGCTTGCAAACGCACACATACCGAG TCCTCTGCCTCCAGCGGCACCTCCTGCCGTGGCGCCCGTCCCGGAGCCGTCTCCCAGCGGCTGGGCGAATGCAGCGGGGGACAGCGGCCGGCTTTCCAGCGACGAGGGAGACGCGGAGACCCCGGATGACGCCGACAGGCCTCCCCTGCTCTACTCCAGTCATCATCCACGGCCTTCAGGG TTTTGCGTCTTCAGCAGCCGGCTCGTGGGTCCGGGCTACTACGTGTTCGACAGGCGGTGGGACAGGATGAGGCTGGCGCTGCAGAGCATGGTGGAGAAACACCTCAACGCGCAGATGTGGAG GAAGGTGCCTCTGGCTGCCGAGGGCCTCCCCTCCAACTCCACGTCCGTTGCCGCCTCAGTTACCGCGCACCAGGCTCCTCCCTCTACCATCCTGTCCTCCCCCTCTAACAGCCTCACCTACACCGCCACGTTGCCACAGTCGCCGTCGGCAGCCGGACTGTGCGGCGTCAGAGACTCGCCGGGAAAAGCCCGGAACGGCTCGCACAAAGCTGGCCGCTCGCCCAAAGACCTGGACGTTCCGGCGGCGGGGTCGAAAAAGAGAAAGAACTCTTCGCACCCTTCGTCATCGTTCTCGCCGTCGCCACTTCAGACCGTGGACGTCCACAGACGGAACGGCAGCAGCTTTCATCAGACATTTCAAGGCTTTGGGGTGGCCAGAGCTTCCCCGGCCAAAAACAAGGGACCTCGAGCGGGAAGCGGGGTTCTGAGCAGCTCAGACGACTGGCTGTCCAGAGCAGAGCGAAGCCACAACACACAGAACTG TCGTGAACTTGGCACCAGCAGTCTAACCTACCCGGCCAGGGAACCGTCCTCAGGCCCCCACCAGCCCATGCCTCCGCCTTCAGGACCCTTAGCTTACGGCGGAGGAGCAGAGGGAAGGAAGAGGAGAAGTCCCAGCTCCTACAAAGGGAAATCCAGCAAAGCGAGCCGACCGGGCGGACTGGAGAGCCTCTTTGGGAAGGGAAATGACAGCGCGGGGATCTTGGCGTCGGGGCCTGAGTCGCCCAGACAG ACCAAGTTGAATCACTGA
- the LOC102216647 gene encoding ataxin-7-like protein 1 isoform X3 — MHSKNQKRHSSPNPSRSPLLPMKPKAPAVTSAVAPSPGDSLAFRVPKDYPHSRFSKAPLAVYPPKGARNKTCVSLPVVSLEKMSCLNRADSHVRLNPSSSSSSSSSTLSPLKSSSFAPPASQRSGEKLTNGRGSSSGPPTPRSITPPSSLDRRPSPARSPLDRRAPSTASPSPMDKKPTLSPSHRSVALPSLPSLSPLEKKQQNGTKTPARPHKRASGRVFDPDKHCGVPDPETKRSCTRSLTCKTHSLTQRRAVPGRSRLFDVLLAEHKGLAKEREALKEKEKEAAQRGKEACGQSVAPQDTASPSKPHCPGERPLSSLKLRLANAHIPRVPGGSSSSSSSFSASSPLPPAAPPAVAPVPEPSPSGWANAAGDSGRLSSDEGDAETPDDADRPPLLYSSHHPRPSGFCVFSSRLVGPGYYVFDRRWDRMRLALQSMVEKHLNAQMWRKVPLAAEGLPSNSTSVAASVTAHQAPPSTILSSPSNSLTYTATLPQSPSAAGLCGVRDSPGKARNGSHKAGRSPKDLDVPAAGSKKRKNSSHPSSSFSPSPLQTVDVHRRNGSSFHQTFQGFGVARASPAKNKGPRAGSGVLSSSDDWLSRAERSHNTQNCRELGTSSLTYPAREPSSGPHQPMPPPSGPLAYGGGAEGRKRRSPSSYKGKSSKASRPGGLESLFGKGNDSAGILASGPESPRQTKLNH; from the exons ATGCATAGCAAAAACC AGAAGCGACACAGCTCCCCAAACCCCTCCAGGAGCCCTCTGCTTCCCATGAAGCCCAAAGCGCCTGCGGTGACCTCCGCTGTGGCCCCCAGCCCGGGGGACTCCCTGGCTTTCAGGGTCCCCAAAGACTACCCTCACTCCCGCTTCAGCAAGGCGCCGCTTGCCGTCTACCCACCGAAAGGAGCAAGGAACAAGACATG TGTATCGTTACCGGTCGTGAGCTTGGAGAAGATGTCTTGTCTGAACCGAGCAGACTCGCACGTTCGCCTCAACCCctcgtcctcctcttcttcgTCCTCATCCACGCTCTCACCGCTCAAATCTTCCTCCTTCGCCCCGCCGGCCTCCCAGCGCTCTGGCGAAAAACTCACCAATGGCCGTGGCAGCAGCAGCGGCCCCCCCACGCCGCGCTCCATCACGCCTCCCTCTTCCCTGGACAGGCGGCCGAGCCCGGCCCGATCGCCCCTGGACAGACGGGCGCCGTCGACGGCGTCTCCCTCCCCGATGGACAAGAAGCCCACTCTCTCGCCCTCCCACAGGTCCGTCGCTCTCCCGTCGTTGCCGTCGCTTTCGCCTTTGGAGAAGAAGCAACAGAACGGAACCAAGACCCCCGCTAGGCCGCACAAGAGAGCCTCAG gGAGAGTCTTTGATCCCGACAAGCATTGCGGCGTGCCCGACCCCGAGACTAAACGCTCCTGCACGCGCTCGCTCACCTGCAAG ACTCACTCCCTAACCCAGCGCCGCGCGGTCCCCGGCCGAAGCCGGCTGTTTGACGTGCTGCTGGCCGAGCACAAGGGGCTGGCGAAGGAGAGGGAGGCTctgaaggagaaggagaaggaagcGGCGCAGAGAGGGAAGGAAGCGTGCGGCCAGAGCGTCGCGCCTCAAGACACGGCGAGTCCCAGCAAGCCCCACTGCCCCGGTGAACGACCGCTGTCCTCGCTGAAGCTGCGGCTTGCAAACGCACACATACCGAG AGTTCCAGGCGgctcatcctcctcatcctcctccttctccgCCTCCAGTCCTCTGCCTCCAGCGGCACCTCCTGCCGTGGCGCCCGTCCCGGAGCCGTCTCCCAGCGGCTGGGCGAATGCAGCGGGGGACAGCGGCCGGCTTTCCAGCGACGAGGGAGACGCGGAGACCCCGGATGACGCCGACAGGCCTCCCCTGCTCTACTCCAGTCATCATCCACGGCCTTCAGGG TTTTGCGTCTTCAGCAGCCGGCTCGTGGGTCCGGGCTACTACGTGTTCGACAGGCGGTGGGACAGGATGAGGCTGGCGCTGCAGAGCATGGTGGAGAAACACCTCAACGCGCAGATGTGGAG GAAGGTGCCTCTGGCTGCCGAGGGCCTCCCCTCCAACTCCACGTCCGTTGCCGCCTCAGTTACCGCGCACCAGGCTCCTCCCTCTACCATCCTGTCCTCCCCCTCTAACAGCCTCACCTACACCGCCACGTTGCCACAGTCGCCGTCGGCAGCCGGACTGTGCGGCGTCAGAGACTCGCCGGGAAAAGCCCGGAACGGCTCGCACAAAGCTGGCCGCTCGCCCAAAGACCTGGACGTTCCGGCGGCGGGGTCGAAAAAGAGAAAGAACTCTTCGCACCCTTCGTCATCGTTCTCGCCGTCGCCACTTCAGACCGTGGACGTCCACAGACGGAACGGCAGCAGCTTTCATCAGACATTTCAAGGCTTTGGGGTGGCCAGAGCTTCCCCGGCCAAAAACAAGGGACCTCGAGCGGGAAGCGGGGTTCTGAGCAGCTCAGACGACTGGCTGTCCAGAGCAGAGCGAAGCCACAACACACAGAACTG TCGTGAACTTGGCACCAGCAGTCTAACCTACCCGGCCAGGGAACCGTCCTCAGGCCCCCACCAGCCCATGCCTCCGCCTTCAGGACCCTTAGCTTACGGCGGAGGAGCAGAGGGAAGGAAGAGGAGAAGTCCCAGCTCCTACAAAGGGAAATCCAGCAAAGCGAGCCGACCGGGCGGACTGGAGAGCCTCTTTGGGAAGGGAAATGACAGCGCGGGGATCTTGGCGTCGGGGCCTGAGTCGCCCAGACAG ACCAAGTTGAATCACTGA